Proteins encoded by one window of Lathyrus oleraceus cultivar Zhongwan6 chromosome 1, CAAS_Psat_ZW6_1.0, whole genome shotgun sequence:
- the LOC127132266 gene encoding uncharacterized protein LOC127132266, with the protein MGLATVRAFCVCANQPLLHPPAHCHFLPTSSLFSSFSFQKNYKFNLQKSIQHAANSKLSCSLLNVESDINDEACELVSGEELSLEDDDDNIHAYLFKAVKNNNGIGLLLLSDIYGFEDSFTRDFAYRVACNGFNILVPDLFRGNPWTKDQPNTLLEQWIARHNPERIAKDITAWTEWMTDEFLTSGDSRKLSIIGFCFGGGLLLEVLARDEGACFGTGISFYGTRIDPVVASDVKVPVLFILGDSDPFCAVSEIENIQKKMDRGSKVVIFPGRGHGFAHRPGSPEEDKDAEKAYVIMRDWIYEHLVV; encoded by the exons ATGGGGCTAGCTACAGTTAGAGCATTTTGCGTCTGTGCAAACCAACCTCTTCTTCATCCCCCGGCTCACTGCCATTTCCTTCCAACCTCATCTCTTTTCTCCTCCT TTTCTTTTCAGAAAAACTACAAATTCAATCTTCAAAAATCTATTCAACATGCTGCAAACTCAAAACTATCATGTAGTTTACTCAACGTGGAAAGTGACATAAATGATGAAGCATGTGAATTAGTCAGTGGAGAGGAGCTTTCGCTTGAGGACGACGATGATAACATTCACGCTTATCTCTTCAAGGCTGTCAAAAATAATAACGGAATTGGCCTATTGCTTCTTTCAGATATTTATGGCTTCGAGGATTCCTTCACAAGAGATTTCGCATATCGGGTAGCTTGCAATGGTTTCAA CATTCTAGTTCCTGACTTATTTCGCGGAAATCCGTGGACAAAGGATCAGCCAAACACTCTGTTGGAGCAGTGGATTGCTAGACATAACCCTGAGAGGATTGCAAAAGATATTACTGCATGGACAGAATGGATGACAGATGAATTCTTGACTTCGGGAGATTCCAGAAAACTTAGCATAATTGGTTTTTGTTTTGGAGGTGGCCTACTGTTAGAGGTGTTAGCGCGAGACGAAGGCGCGTGTTTTGGCACTGGAATCTCCTTCTATGGTACAAGGATAGATCCTGTTGTTGCTTCTGATGTAAAAGTTCCTGTCTTGTTTATTTTAGGGGACAGTGATCCATTTTGTGCTGTAAGTGAAATAGAAAATATTCAGAAGAAAATGGATAGAGGTTCAAAAGTAGTGATATTCCCAGGGAGAGGTCATGGATTTGCCCACCGACCGGGATCTCCCGAAGAAGATAAGGATGCTGAAAAAGCTTATGTAATTATGAGAGACTGGATATATGAACACTTGGTCGTGTAA
- the LOC127076035 gene encoding uncharacterized protein LOC127076035, producing the protein MDLCVKNLFPANSSCYRPISGTRSCNSFSEITLFTKQHYRPFLLTASANNNNHGNSSSSSSGNGEPSIPGNNDGDKSNNNSQKRHQINLDWRDFRAKLYRDELKEIEDTDTQKEGGTIDNSKPLGTKWAHPIPGPETGCVLVATEKLDGVRTFERTVVLLLRSGTRQSQEGPFGIVINRPLHKKIKNIRPTNQDLTTSFSDCSLHFGGPLEASMFLLKSGEKLKVPGFEEVVPGLYFGARNSLDDASRLVKKGIIKPRDFSFFIGYAGWQIDQLRDEIESEYWHVAACSSSLLYEAMTDSSEGMWEEILQLMGGDYSELSQKPKQEDP; encoded by the exons ATGGATCTGTGTGTGAAGAACCTTTTCCCCGCAAATTCATCTTGCTACAGACCCATTTCTGGAACAAGGTCTTGTAATTCATTTTCCGAGATCACACTTTTCACTAAACAACACTATCGCCCTTTTCTTCTCACTGCTTCCGCCAACAACAACAATCACGGCaactcttcttcttcttcttccg GTAATGGTGAACCGTCTATTCCAGGAAATAATGATGGTGATAAATCAAATAACAACTCTCAGAAGCGTCATCAGATTAATCTGGATTGGCGTGACTTCAGAGCAAAACTATATAGAGATGAGCTG AAAGAAATAGAAGATACCGACACACAAAAAGAAGGTGGGACAATAGACAATTCTAAACCTCTTGGAACAAAGTGGGCTCATCCAATTCCTGGACCTGAGACTGGCTGTGTACTTGTGGCTACCGAAAAGCTTGATGGTGTTCGCACATTTGAAAGAACTGTTGTTCTCCTTCTCAGATCTGGAACTAGACAGTCACAAGAAGGGCCTTTTGGAATTGTCATCAACCGTCCTCTTCACAAAAAGATAAAAAACATAAGACCTACAAATCAGGATTTAACAACCTCCTTTTCTGACTGTTCTTTGCATTTTGGTGGACCTCTTGAGGCAAGCATGTTTTTGCTAAAATCAGGGGAGAAGTTGAAGGTTCCAGGATTTGAAGAGGTAGTCCCTGGACTATATTTTGGAGCTCGAAACAGTTTGGATGATGCATCAAGGCTTGTGAAGAAAGGGATTATCAAGCCTCGTGATTTCAGTTTCTTTATTGGTTATGCTGGATGGCAAATAGATCAGTTGAGAGATGAGATTGAGTCCGAGTATTGGCATGTTGCTGCATGTAGCTCAAGTTTGCTGTATGAGGCTATGACAGATTCTTCTGAAGGTATGTGGGAGGAGATTTTGCAACTGATGGGTGGTGATTACTCAGAATTGAGCCAGAAGCCAAAGCAAGAAGACCCATAG